One window from the genome of Terriglobales bacterium encodes:
- a CDS encoding cupin domain-containing protein: MKSSLMILALLTAAAAQESTQGQMCSKLAVMPPPTGEAQNRMLSDDAEVADRVGVVKNIIKPDQAIAAQVVLSAGLLHHAAVEYRRSATPPSLHIRMAEFFYVVDGEADLILGGTLIHPTCRNSSNLVGDGVEGGVTHHVRKGTYILVPENTVHYFTNIDKKQGMTVLDLHVPSPAPDQF, translated from the coding sequence ATGAAATCTTCACTAATGATTTTAGCCTTGTTGACTGCCGCTGCCGCGCAGGAGTCGACGCAGGGCCAGATGTGCTCAAAGCTTGCGGTAATGCCACCGCCGACCGGCGAGGCGCAGAACCGCATGCTGTCAGACGATGCCGAAGTCGCCGATCGCGTCGGCGTGGTGAAAAATATCATCAAGCCCGACCAGGCGATTGCGGCCCAGGTGGTGCTGAGCGCCGGACTGCTGCACCACGCGGCGGTGGAATATCGTCGCTCGGCCACGCCCCCCTCGCTGCACATCCGCATGGCGGAATTCTTCTACGTAGTGGACGGTGAGGCCGATCTGATATTGGGCGGGACGCTGATCCATCCTACGTGCCGGAATTCGTCCAACCTGGTGGGCGACGGCGTAGAGGGCGGGGTCACCCATCACGTGAGAAAGGGCACTTATATCCTGGTGCCGGAAAATACCGTCCATTACTTCACCAATATCGACAAGAAGCAGGGCATGACGGTGCTGGACTTGCATGTGCCGTCGCCCGCCCCCGACCAGTTTTGA